A region of the candidate division KSB1 bacterium genome:
GGTGCGCACTCTCGTGTTACTCCTGGCGCCGTTTGCTCCCCACCTCGGCGAGGAGCTGTGGGAACGGATTGGGGAAATGCCTTCCGTGTTCAACCATCCATGGCCTGAGTACGATGAGAGCGTCCTGGCCGCGGCAAAGATCCAACTGGCTGTACAAATCAACGGCAAGGTGCGGGCCACTATCGAAGTGGAGGCGGAGTCGGACGACGGGCAGGTGGTGGAGGCCGCTCTGCGGGATGAGCGCGTCCGGCGATATCTCGAAGGAAAGCAGGTGGTCCGGACCCTTGTCGTTCCGAAGCGCCTCGTAAGCATTGTCGCCCATTAGTCTCAGGGCCGAAGGCGGCTCCTCGCTAACCCCGTTTCGAGAGAGGCGGTCGTGGAAGTCGATGCACGGCCGTCTTCTGTTTTTGGGGCGACCCGGAAACGCGGGAGCACGAATGCAGGCGATCCGGAAGAAAAAGAACAGCCGGAAGCGGGGAAGGGTTTGCGTTTGGGGTGGGGATTCGTAACTTTAGGGAGGAAACCCGACGAACCTTTCGCACAGGTACTACGGGAACGGAGGCGGATGTGAAACTCGGCATCGTGTCGGATGAAATCGTTCCGGACTTTGCAGAGGCGGTCTGGCACGGGAAACGATGGGGAATCTTCGATTACGAAATCCGGGTGCTCCGGACGGGTCGCATTCCCAACATCGAGCGGGACGAGTTCCGCTCGGTGCTTCGTACGGTAGAGCGCGAGGGAGTGCGTGTGAGTGCCCTTTCACCCGGTGTATTCAAGATTCCTCTCCGGGAGACGGAGCGGGTGGAAAAAGAGATCCGTGAGGTGCTTCCGGAAACGTTCCGCCTTGCGGAGCAACTGGGAACGAGACTCGTGATCGTGTTCGGATTCGAAAATTACCCCGGCGAGCCTGCCGAGCATCGGGACCGTGTGGTAGAGATTTTTGGACGGGTAGCACGGATGGCCCAGGAGCACGGCTTTACCATCGCCGTGGAGAACGAACCGAACCACTGGTGCGACACGGCCACGCGCACGGCATCCATTCTCCGAGACGTGAATTCCCCGTACCTGCGTTCCAACTGGGACCTCGGCAATTGCTTCTGTTCGGGAGAAACTCCTTACCCCGACGGGTGGCTGGCGATCCGGGACTTCGTCGTCAACGTCCACATTAAGGATTACCGGCGCAAGGATGGGGCCTGCGAGTGCGTGCTCGTGGGCGACGGGGAGATCGATTACGAGGGTCAGCTGCGCGCTCTGCGGCAGGAACGGCCCCTCCACCACGTCACCCTGGAAACCCACCTGACGCCTTTTCTCCAGAGCAGCCGAATCTGCGCCCACCGCTTGCAGACCATGCTACGGAGAATACGATGAACGCTGCGATACGTGCGGCTCTCATTGGAGTCGGTGGATACGGGCGTGTCCTTTTGCGTGCCAGCCGTCAGGTACCCGGGTTTGCCATCGTGAAGGCGTACTACTACCACCCGGAACGCGTTCGGGAAATTGAGAAGCAGCTGGGAATTCCGGTCACGGCCTCCTTCGAGGAGATTTTGGAGGACCCCTCGATTCAGGCTCTGGTCATCGCTACGCCGAACGATCAGCACCTACCGCAGGCCAAAGCAGGGCTTGAACACGGCAAGGCGGTCTTTGTAGATAAGCCGATCACGAATTACGTGTCGGAGGCGGTGGAGCTTATCCGGTGCGAGCAGAAGACGGGCCAGCTGCTGATGGTAGGTCACAACTATCGGCGGATGCCGGCGGTCCGCGCGTGCGAGCGAGCCATTCGGGAGGGACGGATCGGCGAGCTGGTCAGCGTGGAGGGCAACTTTTCCCGCGGCGGTGCCTACGAGGTCACCGCCTCCAGCTGGCGGCGCCAAGATCGATGCCCTACCGGGCCAATGATCCAGCTTGGGATCCATCTCATCGATGCCATCCTGAACTGGTGTGGCACCCCCCTGCGCGTGGCCGGCGCGATGGAAAAGCTGTACCGCGAAGGCCAGAACGTTGACAACACCGCCTGCCTAATCGAATTCTCCTCCGGCCGGCTGGCAACCGTGCAGTCCAATTACCTGGGTCCGTTTTGGGGTCTTCTGAGAGCCTACGGCACGCGAGGAATCGTGGAGACTGACTCCTTGTCCACGGTGCTCTACACAGAGTCCGGCGGCAAGGAAATCCTCTACCAGGGTTTCTCGTCCTTTGACCTCGAGCGGGACATTTCCCTCAAGGAGCAGTTTGAGGAGTTCGCGCGGTTGATCCAGGACGGAGGGCACCCGGAGACGGACTCCGTTTCCTCCATGTTGGCCCTCGCCGTCGTCAATGCCATGGAAATTTCCGCGGAAGAAAAGCGGTTTGTGTCCATTTCCGAGCTAATCCCAACGGATCTCTTGCCGGAGAGTACCGAACGAGTTACCGTCACGGCTCCCAAATGAGGGCAAGGGCTTCGCGAGTCTGGGTGAGGGCCGCTCTTGTTGTTGCGGCGGCCGCGAGCAGCCAGGGGTGGGCTCAGTCCCGGCCGGTCGGTCCCGTAGGCTGGGTGGAGATTCTGCGATTCCCCCTGAGCGACAGCACCAGCCTCGTGGAGGTCCATTACGCGGTGGAACGGAGCTCCCTCCGGTTTCGGGACGAAGGGATCTACCGAGTGGCGTTTGCCACGATCGAAACCGCGATCTCCCGGGAAGATTCGGTGCTGCTTCGTTCCCGAATCGAGCTTCGGGACACGGTAAGCTCCACGGTGCAGGTGAAAGGAGGC
Encoded here:
- a CDS encoding class I tRNA ligase family protein, producing TRDLERFHFNTAISRIMEFVNEISNYRQSVPVAEQNAEVLRDAVRTLVLLLAPFAPHLGEELWERIGEMPSVFNHPWPEYDESVLAAAKIQLAVQINGKVRATIEVEAESDDGQVVEAALRDERVRRYLEGKQVVRTLVVPKRLVSIVAH
- a CDS encoding sugar phosphate isomerase/epimerase, which gives rise to MKLGIVSDEIVPDFAEAVWHGKRWGIFDYEIRVLRTGRIPNIERDEFRSVLRTVEREGVRVSALSPGVFKIPLRETERVEKEIREVLPETFRLAEQLGTRLVIVFGFENYPGEPAEHRDRVVEIFGRVARMAQEHGFTIAVENEPNHWCDTATRTASILRDVNSPYLRSNWDLGNCFCSGETPYPDGWLAIRDFVVNVHIKDYRRKDGACECVLVGDGEIDYEGQLRALRQERPLHHVTLETHLTPFLQSSRICAHRLQTMLRRIR
- a CDS encoding Gfo/Idh/MocA family oxidoreductase, translated to MNAAIRAALIGVGGYGRVLLRASRQVPGFAIVKAYYYHPERVREIEKQLGIPVTASFEEILEDPSIQALVIATPNDQHLPQAKAGLEHGKAVFVDKPITNYVSEAVELIRCEQKTGQLLMVGHNYRRMPAVRACERAIREGRIGELVSVEGNFSRGGAYEVTASSWRRQDRCPTGPMIQLGIHLIDAILNWCGTPLRVAGAMEKLYREGQNVDNTACLIEFSSGRLATVQSNYLGPFWGLLRAYGTRGIVETDSLSTVLYTESGGKEILYQGFSSFDLERDISLKEQFEEFARLIQDGGHPETDSVSSMLALAVVNAMEISAEEKRFVSISELIPTDLLPESTERVTVTAPK